In one window of Desulfonatronum thioautotrophicum DNA:
- a CDS encoding transposase, giving the protein MILNIKNLLDDDRCYEAVRQKRWPNGIRCPHCDGTQITKQGRDSTQPARQKYRCNSCLRYFDDLTGTVFAGHHQPLKTWILCIYFMGLNLSNQQIAKELELNKDDAQRMTQQLREGIVTRQVEPVLTETVECDEVYVVAGHKGNSDAVAKKNAKDVADA; this is encoded by the coding sequence ATGATTTTAAACATCAAAAACCTTCTTGACGATGACAGATGTTATGAGGCTGTTCGCCAAAAACGTTGGCCGAATGGTATACGTTGTCCTCATTGTGATGGGACTCAGATCACTAAACAAGGTCGCGATTCCACTCAACCTGCCCGCCAGAAATATCGTTGTAACTCCTGTCTGCGCTATTTTGATGACCTTACCGGAACAGTGTTTGCCGGTCATCATCAGCCACTCAAAACTTGGATATTGTGCATTTATTTCATGGGCTTAAATCTGTCAAACCAGCAGATAGCCAAAGAACTTGAACTCAACAAAGATGATGCTCAACGGATGACCCAGCAGCTACGCGAAGGCATTGTTACCCGCCAAGTTGAACCTGTGTTAACCGAAACCGTCGAATGTGATGAAGTTTATGTAGTTGCTGGGCATAAAGGAAACTCTGATGCTGTGGCAAAAAAAAACGCAAAGGACGTCGCAGACGCCTAA
- a CDS encoding IS1634 family transposase, producing the protein MNNTTPTISSERVDDLPLLIEFITRMGVREIFDQHIPRHWLHEGLSCGWMAVIWLAHIISQGDHRKLTVRDWVSNTHDALERITGLSIRETDFTDDRLTILLRNLSDIETWRKIETGLGSRTIAVYKLNQQVVRLDATTFSGYHEITANGLFQFGNSKDDPSLPQIKVMAATLDPLGLPLVTLAVSGEHADDPLYIPAIDRAVTMLTEKGLLFVGDCKMSALATRTHVALGGNHYLSPLALVGETSEQMPNWIKQGLEVDRKLEHVYGHKLDKDGKPCLLCKGYEFTRICSSDVGGNTFTWNERVLLACSVSHARTLQEGLEKRLQEAQIKLRALTPAPGRGKRQIKEEAQFEQAVGAILDKYKVRGLLDCRSERQEKELVRYKGRGRGGTNREQIVIKQVRYQVVSVDRREDAIEELKRTLGWKAFVTSESAEKLSFEAAMLSYRKEWTIERGFHRLKGSPLSLRPFFVIRDDQVMGLNYLMSIALRVLTLFEFVVSRELKRNNEKLAGLHLENPKKMTDSPTTERLLQAFSHVTLTIGIVAGHKFRHVSPLSQLQTKILTLLGISDRIYYDLERNST; encoded by the coding sequence ATGAACAACACAACTCCGACAATTTCCAGTGAACGAGTGGACGACCTTCCTCTTCTGATAGAATTTATCACCAGAATGGGGGTCCGAGAGATCTTTGACCAACATATTCCTCGGCACTGGCTCCACGAAGGATTGAGCTGTGGATGGATGGCCGTGATATGGCTTGCTCATATCATCTCTCAAGGGGATCATCGAAAGCTGACCGTTCGCGATTGGGTCAGCAACACTCATGATGCATTGGAAAGAATTACCGGGCTGAGTATCCGCGAAACGGATTTTACTGATGACAGGCTGACAATTCTTTTGAGGAATCTGAGTGATATTGAAACCTGGCGAAAGATTGAGACGGGTTTGGGTAGCAGGACGATTGCTGTCTACAAACTCAATCAGCAGGTTGTCCGTTTGGATGCGACCACTTTTTCCGGTTACCATGAAATCACGGCGAACGGGTTGTTTCAGTTCGGTAACAGCAAGGATGATCCATCGCTTCCACAGATAAAAGTCATGGCGGCGACACTGGACCCATTGGGACTTCCTCTGGTCACTCTTGCGGTATCCGGAGAGCATGCCGACGACCCGTTGTATATTCCGGCCATTGACAGAGCTGTGACGATGTTGACTGAGAAAGGGTTGTTGTTCGTGGGGGACTGCAAAATGTCGGCTTTGGCGACACGCACCCACGTAGCCCTTGGAGGGAATCACTATTTGAGTCCACTGGCATTGGTCGGAGAAACGTCCGAACAGATGCCGAATTGGATCAAGCAGGGACTGGAAGTTGATAGGAAGCTGGAGCACGTCTATGGGCATAAACTTGATAAGGACGGCAAGCCTTGCCTGCTCTGCAAAGGCTATGAATTTACTCGAATCTGTTCGTCTGATGTTGGTGGAAACACCTTCACCTGGAACGAACGAGTCCTGTTGGCATGCTCCGTGAGCCACGCCCGAACCTTGCAAGAGGGGCTGGAAAAACGACTTCAAGAGGCGCAAATCAAGTTGAGAGCACTGACCCCGGCTCCTGGTCGCGGAAAACGCCAGATCAAAGAGGAAGCTCAATTCGAACAGGCAGTGGGAGCCATACTCGACAAATACAAAGTGCGAGGTCTGCTTGATTGCCGATCTGAACGTCAGGAGAAGGAGTTGGTTCGTTATAAAGGTCGTGGCAGAGGCGGAACGAATCGAGAACAGATAGTAATCAAGCAGGTCAGATATCAGGTGGTTTCGGTTGATCGTCGGGAAGACGCCATTGAGGAGTTGAAGCGGACGTTGGGGTGGAAAGCATTTGTTACCAGCGAATCCGCAGAAAAATTGAGCTTTGAAGCCGCGATGCTGAGCTATCGAAAAGAGTGGACGATCGAGAGAGGGTTTCATCGGCTCAAAGGCTCGCCTTTGTCTCTGAGACCTTTCTTCGTGATACGCGATGATCAGGTAATGGGCTTGAATTATTTGATGAGCATCGCGTTGCGAGTTTTGACTCTGTTCGAGTTCGTCGTCAGCCGGGAATTGAAGCGAAACAACGAAAAACTTGCCGGTTTGCATCTGGAGAATCCAAAGAAAATGACTGACTCGCCGACGACTGAAAGGCTGCTTCAGGCGTTCTCGCATGTTACTTTGACGATAGGAATCGTTGCTGGCCATAAATTTCGTCATGTCAGTCCACTTTCTCAGTTGCAAACAAAAATCTTGACCCTCTTGGGAATAAGCGATCGTATCTACTACGACCTGGAGCGTAATTCCACATAG
- the selB gene encoding selenocysteine-specific translation elongation factor, with protein MAIIMGTAGHIDHGKTSLVKALTGIDCDRLQEEKKRGITIELGFAFLDLPGDIRLGVVDVPGHERFVKNMVAGAAGIDFVLLVIAADEGVMPQTREHLEICTLLGIQRGLVALTKVDMVEEEWLELVQEDVRAFLEPTFLAESSLIPVSAHKGIGLENLRQEIAGLAREFHRDPRSDVFRLPIDRVFTMRGHGTVATGTLVSGTLKVGEELEIAPNGLKSKVRGLQVHSDSQERAEVGQRTAVNLHGLEVEDLERGMVLSHPGTLYPSTTWDLELTCLSSTPKALKHRTQIHFHHGTREILARIYFLDRDKLEPGDTAMTQVRFEEPMVGMYGDRCVLRSFSPLRTVAGGKLINPLGRKVKRHSATVGQLAELAESQGDRRILLQLELAGLTGLTFGQLRALTCLEAKELEKQLQLLGGRQEAFLFERDSRTYVHGRLAQELCASIAEHVREFHRKEPMKQGISRGALASGWGRKLHPKLFHFILERTLKQGALTADGDLFRLPEHKVSLASDQVKLRGAILRAYQQGGLTPPNVKDVLTPLDLEMKEAAPVFRLLQEQGELVKVKEDMFFSVQAMERIKEMVKGFFQDNPELEPADFRTVTGLSRKYTIPLLEYLDKEKMTVRVGDKRRLRS; from the coding sequence ATGGCGATCATCATGGGCACAGCGGGCCATATCGACCACGGCAAGACCAGCCTGGTCAAGGCCTTGACCGGTATCGACTGCGACCGGCTGCAGGAAGAAAAAAAGCGCGGCATTACCATTGAGTTGGGTTTTGCTTTTTTGGATCTGCCTGGAGACATTCGGTTGGGCGTGGTGGACGTGCCTGGTCATGAACGGTTTGTGAAAAACATGGTGGCCGGGGCCGCGGGGATTGATTTCGTTTTGCTGGTGATCGCCGCGGACGAAGGCGTGATGCCCCAGACCCGGGAGCACCTGGAAATCTGCACGCTGTTGGGCATCCAGCGCGGTTTGGTGGCCCTGACAAAAGTGGACATGGTGGAAGAGGAGTGGTTGGAACTGGTTCAGGAGGACGTGCGCGCCTTTCTGGAACCGACATTTCTGGCCGAATCCTCGTTGATCCCGGTTTCCGCGCACAAAGGGATCGGTCTGGAGAATCTTCGACAGGAAATAGCCGGGCTGGCCCGGGAATTTCACCGCGATCCGCGTTCGGATGTTTTTCGGTTGCCCATTGATCGAGTGTTCACGATGCGCGGGCACGGTACCGTGGCCACCGGGACCCTTGTCTCCGGAACGTTGAAGGTGGGTGAAGAACTGGAGATCGCCCCAAACGGTCTGAAAAGCAAAGTTCGCGGGCTCCAGGTGCACAGCGATTCCCAGGAACGGGCCGAGGTTGGTCAGCGCACGGCGGTTAATCTGCACGGCCTGGAGGTGGAAGACCTGGAGCGGGGCATGGTCCTCAGCCATCCCGGAACCTTGTATCCCAGTACCACCTGGGACCTGGAGCTGACCTGCCTGTCCTCCACGCCCAAGGCCCTGAAGCATCGCACCCAGATTCATTTTCACCACGGCACCCGGGAGATCCTGGCTCGGATCTATTTTCTGGATCGGGACAAGCTCGAGCCGGGGGATACGGCGATGACCCAGGTCCGATTTGAGGAACCCATGGTCGGGATGTACGGCGACCGCTGCGTGCTGCGATCGTTCTCCCCGCTGCGCACCGTGGCCGGCGGCAAGCTGATCAACCCTCTGGGTCGCAAGGTCAAGCGCCATTCGGCGACCGTGGGCCAGCTGGCGGAACTGGCCGAGTCCCAGGGCGACCGGCGCATCCTGCTGCAATTGGAACTGGCCGGGCTGACCGGGCTGACCTTCGGCCAATTGCGGGCCCTGACCTGTCTGGAAGCCAAGGAGTTGGAGAAACAGTTGCAGCTTTTGGGCGGCCGGCAGGAGGCCTTTCTCTTCGAACGGGACAGTCGCACGTATGTCCATGGCCGACTGGCCCAGGAATTGTGCGCGAGCATTGCGGAACATGTCCGGGAGTTTCACCGCAAGGAACCCATGAAGCAGGGGATTTCCCGAGGAGCCTTGGCCTCGGGATGGGGACGCAAACTGCATCCCAAGCTGTTCCATTTCATCCTGGAACGGACCCTGAAGCAGGGTGCCCTGACCGCGGACGGCGATCTGTTCCGTCTTCCGGAGCACAAGGTCTCCCTGGCCTCGGACCAGGTCAAGCTGCGCGGTGCGATTCTGCGGGCCTACCAGCAGGGCGGCCTCACTCCGCCCAACGTCAAGGACGTCCTGACGCCTCTGGATCTGGAAATGAAGGAAGCCGCTCCGGTCTTTCGCCTGCTCCAGGAACAGGGCGAACTGGTCAAGGTCAAGGAAGACATGTTCTTCTCCGTCCAGGCCATGGAGCGGATCAAGGAGATGGTCAAGGGCTTTTTTCAGGACAATCCGGAACTGGAACCAGCGGATTTTCGCACCGTCACCGGTTTGTCCCGGAAATACACCATCCCGTTGCTGGAGTATTTGGACAAGGAGAAGATGACCGTGCGGGTGGGGGACAAGCGACGGCTGCGTTCGTAG
- a CDS encoding secondary thiamine-phosphate synthase enzyme YjbQ encodes MQELTIQTPQRETMVDITAQVQDIVRNQGFQDGMLVLFCPHTTAGLTINENADPTVVRDIVTTLRRLIPHQGDFHHTEGNSDAHIKASMMGSDLRILVEEGRLLLGIWQGIFFTEFDGPRSRKIWLKWFPTAVST; translated from the coding sequence ATGCAGGAATTGACGATCCAGACGCCGCAACGCGAAACCATGGTGGACATTACCGCTCAGGTACAGGATATCGTACGCAATCAGGGTTTTCAGGACGGCATGCTGGTGCTGTTCTGTCCACACACGACCGCTGGTTTGACCATCAACGAAAATGCCGATCCCACGGTGGTTCGGGATATCGTCACCACTCTGCGCCGGCTGATTCCGCATCAAGGTGATTTCCACCATACGGAGGGCAACAGCGATGCCCATATCAAGGCTTCCATGATGGGCTCGGACTTGCGGATTCTTGTGGAGGAAGGGCGGCTCTTGCTGGGGATCTGGCAGGGTATTTTTTTCACTGAATTTGACGGCCCGCGGTCCAGAAAAATCTGGTTGAAATGGTTTCCCACGGCCGTTTCCACCTGA
- the mrtJ gene encoding JDVT-CTERM system glutamic-type intramembrane protease MrtJ: MGLAPAAWLLPDPGFSIALWRLALFALVEEIVFRGLLQEWLRKRPFFLWSRGPLTLANIVASLCFAALHLFAQPPLWAAAVFFPSLIFGWIWDRYARIAPCVLVHFVYNVCFFYRI, translated from the coding sequence TTGGGACTGGCTCCCGCAGCCTGGCTCCTGCCCGATCCGGGATTTTCGATTGCGCTGTGGAGGCTGGCCCTTTTTGCCTTGGTCGAAGAAATTGTGTTTCGGGGTTTGCTGCAAGAATGGTTGCGTAAAAGACCGTTTTTTTTATGGAGCCGGGGTCCGCTGACGCTGGCCAATATTGTCGCCTCCCTGTGTTTCGCTGCATTGCACTTGTTTGCCCAGCCGCCGCTGTGGGCTGCTGCGGTGTTTTTTCCTTCCCTGATTTTTGGATGGATCTGGGACCGGTACGCGCGGATAGCACCCTGCGTTCTGGTGCATTTCGTCTATAACGTTTGTTTTTTCTACAGAATATAA
- a CDS encoding IS1595 family transposase, which produces MEKEKPPILGMIQRGGAVILRMLENVQQATISPLIKFFISPGTTIHTDEYDIYNRLTDWGYQHHTVCHSKGEYARDEDGDGFHEIHVNTIEGFWSLFRSWLRPHRGISQEKLPSYLGFFQFVHNARLRGKGLLDPLLETLVS; this is translated from the coding sequence CTGGAAAAGGAAAAGCCGCCAATTCTTGGAATGATACAGCGAGGTGGAGCTGTAATATTGAGAATGCTTGAAAATGTTCAACAAGCTACCATTTCTCCCCTTATCAAGTTTTTCATTTCTCCAGGAACGACAATCCACACGGACGAGTACGACATATACAATCGCCTGACTGATTGGGGTTACCAACATCACACCGTGTGTCATTCAAAAGGGGAGTACGCACGTGACGAGGATGGAGACGGTTTTCATGAAATTCATGTCAACACAATTGAAGGATTCTGGTCTCTTTTTCGATCCTGGCTCCGGCCTCACCGTGGGATATCTCAGGAAAAACTTCCCAGTTATCTAGGATTTTTCCAGTTTGTGCATAATGCTCGTCTCAGGGGTAAAGGTCTTCTTGACCCACTTCTCGAAACTTTAGTCTCCTAG
- a CDS encoding glutaminyl-peptide cyclotransferase, with protein MHRRGFLALITSIAVLSGMWALRLPPSRLFAQPGPFIPRQKSFRIINTYPHDPEAFTQGLLFHEGYLYESTGGWGTSSLRKVDLITGRVLRKRDLSPQYFGEGLAVWDGRLIQVTWKSGTGFVYDLHTFDQLETFTYPGEGWGLTQDEQGLILGDGTHVLRRLDPSTFRETGRIMVHDQGRPQRGLNELEYIQGEIWAKIFPTDEMVSINPEDGRIMARIDLSGILGPRRRASSDAVPNGIAYDQEKGRIFVTGKLWPVLFEIEIVPSS; from the coding sequence ATGCATAGACGAGGGTTTCTCGCCCTGATCACCAGTATCGCCGTGCTCTCGGGCATGTGGGCTCTGCGGTTGCCTCCTTCCAGGCTGTTTGCCCAGCCAGGACCATTCATTCCCCGTCAAAAATCTTTTCGGATCATCAACACCTATCCTCACGACCCCGAGGCCTTTACCCAGGGACTCTTGTTCCATGAGGGGTATCTTTACGAAAGCACCGGGGGCTGGGGAACCTCCTCGTTGCGCAAGGTCGACTTGATCACCGGCCGCGTGCTGCGCAAGCGTGATCTGTCGCCCCAGTACTTCGGCGAAGGCTTGGCCGTTTGGGACGGTCGGCTGATTCAGGTCACCTGGAAATCCGGTACCGGTTTCGTCTATGACCTGCATACCTTCGACCAGCTGGAAACTTTCACCTATCCCGGAGAGGGCTGGGGGCTGACCCAGGATGAGCAGGGGTTGATTCTAGGCGACGGCACCCATGTGCTGCGCCGCCTTGATCCTTCCACGTTCCGGGAAACAGGACGGATCATGGTTCATGACCAAGGGCGACCCCAGCGCGGTTTGAACGAGTTGGAGTACATTCAGGGTGAAATATGGGCCAAAATTTTTCCCACCGACGAGATGGTCAGTATCAATCCGGAAGATGGACGGATCATGGCCCGGATCGACCTCAGCGGGATTCTCGGACCGAGACGGCGTGCGTCTTCGGATGCCGTGCCCAACGGCATTGCCTATGACCAGGAAAAAGGGCGGATTTTCGTGACCGGTAAACTGTGGCCGGTGTTGTTTGAAATTGAAATCGTTCCGAGCAGCTGA
- a CDS encoding transposase: MRLYDAGTMIHRWYLELETKFPDIQCDAFVCMPNHVHFIMVNVGADLRVRPENSTASRKNEQACGVGRTQGQTHRSAPTGMRGSAGNVLGEHVGSPLHRVVQWFKTMATNEYIRGVKQHGWPHFPGKLWQRNYWEHIIRDESELNRIREYIGNNPAQWEMDQLYISPNCPGQTNARSVNIHETRAGYATEEWMV, translated from the coding sequence ATGCGGTTATATGATGCGGGGACAATGATACACCGATGGTATTTGGAATTGGAAACCAAATTTCCAGATATTCAATGCGATGCATTCGTGTGCATGCCCAATCATGTTCATTTCATCATGGTCAACGTAGGGGCGGACCTGCGTGTCCGCCCTGAAAACAGCACGGCATCCCGCAAAAATGAACAGGCATGTGGTGTTGGACGGACGCAAGGGCAGACACATAGGTCTGCCCCTACGGGGATGCGTGGGTCGGCGGGCAATGTTTTGGGCGAACACGTAGGTTCGCCCCTACATCGTGTTGTGCAATGGTTCAAAACAATGGCCACGAACGAATATATCCGTGGCGTCAAACAACACGGATGGCCGCATTTTCCCGGGAAATTATGGCAACGAAATTATTGGGAACACATCATCCGTGATGAATCCGAATTGAACCGCATCCGGGAATACATCGGCAATAACCCGGCGCAATGGGAAATGGACCAGCTGTACATTTCTCCCAACTGTCCAGGCCAAACGAATGCTCGATCAGTAAATATTCACGAGACGAGAGCGGGATATGCAACCGAGGAATGGATGGTATGA
- a CDS encoding type I restriction-modification system subunit M N-terminal domain-containing protein, which produces MNLHLHEQLKAHIWEIANRLRGPYRPPQYRLVMLPIVVLRRLDCVLEPSKDAVLDEHVGRCMCEHGQTYGGWADKRTQGQTHRSSPTGMRASADHIRGVCMKYDPAVHRRRSIRLREYDYAQAGAYFVTICAQDRRCLFGEIVDGGMRLYDAGTMIHRWYLELETKFPDIQCDAFVCMPNHVHFIMINVGADLCVRPENSTASRENERACGVERTQGQTHRSAPTGMRGSADHIRGVCA; this is translated from the coding sequence ATGAACCTACACCTCCATGAACAACTAAAAGCCCACATCTGGGAAATCGCCAACCGTTTGCGCGGGCCGTATCGGCCGCCTCAGTATCGTCTGGTGATGCTGCCCATTGTGGTGCTGCGGCGTTTGGATTGCGTGCTGGAGCCGAGCAAGGACGCGGTGTTGGACGAACATGTTGGCAGATGCATGTGCGAACATGGGCAAACATACGGGGGATGGGCAGACAAACGGACGCAAGGGCAGACACATAGGTCTTCCCCTACGGGGATGCGTGCGTCGGCGGACCATATCAGGGGTGTGTGCATGAAATATGATCCAGCCGTGCATCGCCGCCGATCCATCCGGTTGCGGGAATACGATTATGCCCAGGCCGGGGCGTATTTCGTCACCATCTGCGCCCAGGATCGGCGGTGTCTGTTCGGGGAAATCGTGGATGGCGGGATGCGGTTATATGATGCGGGGACAATGATACACCGATGGTATTTGGAATTGGAAACCAAATTTCCAGATATTCAATGCGATGCATTCGTGTGCATGCCCAATCATGTTCATTTCATCATGATCAACGTAGGGGCGGACCTGTGTGTCCGCCCTGAAAACAGCACGGCATCCCGCGAAAATGAACGGGCATGTGGTGTTGAGCGGACGCAAGGGCAGACACATAGGTCTGCCCCTACGGGGATGCGTGGGTCGGCGGACCATATCAGGGGCGTGTGCGCATGA
- a CDS encoding universal stress protein, with protein sequence MSFSTENLLKPMNESLQSVRKLLICVSQDSGVLHGARFVSRFFQPSDDLHIDLVLTPQSGLSGDDPDRLSSAEALQRAVAIFAEAGFSINATRTDVGGRPFLDIRDIAELAEHQRYDAVVLGRRGIDRFEAHLKTVFKETEFDQYLDFPFWICRMPDLTRKGVLLCVDGSKPGLCAADHVGMMCAPEQRHAICVVYLADPHHRDHRDELSILDNAVRMLRVNAVAESRISTKVLVESDHAQGILQEAERGRYAVVAVGRAGTGRGMMADRQFGSISLRLSRELSGASLWVCGYPCKL encoded by the coding sequence GTGTCCTTTTCAACCGAGAATCTGCTGAAACCCATGAATGAATCCCTGCAATCGGTTCGCAAACTGCTGATCTGCGTCAGCCAGGATTCGGGCGTGCTGCATGGAGCACGTTTTGTCAGCCGGTTTTTCCAACCCAGTGACGACCTGCACATTGATTTGGTTCTGACGCCGCAAAGTGGGTTGTCAGGGGATGATCCGGATAGGCTCTCTTCCGCCGAGGCGTTGCAACGGGCTGTTGCAATATTCGCGGAAGCAGGTTTCTCGATCAACGCAACACGAACAGACGTCGGGGGCAGACCTTTTCTGGATATCCGGGACATAGCCGAATTGGCGGAGCATCAGCGGTACGATGCGGTTGTCCTTGGTCGGCGCGGGATTGATCGCTTTGAGGCACATTTAAAAACTGTCTTCAAGGAGACCGAGTTCGACCAGTACCTGGATTTTCCTTTCTGGATCTGTCGTATGCCGGATTTAACGAGAAAAGGCGTCCTGCTCTGCGTGGATGGCTCCAAGCCCGGTCTGTGCGCTGCCGATCACGTGGGCATGATGTGCGCTCCGGAGCAGCGTCATGCAATCTGTGTGGTCTATCTGGCCGATCCGCATCACCGGGATCATCGCGACGAACTCTCCATTCTCGATAATGCCGTGCGCATGTTGCGGGTCAATGCCGTTGCCGAGTCGCGCATCAGCACGAAAGTTCTGGTGGAGTCGGACCATGCGCAAGGCATACTTCAGGAGGCGGAACGGGGGCGCTATGCTGTTGTCGCCGTGGGCCGAGCCGGAACCGGGCGAGGCATGATGGCCGATCGTCAGTTCGGGTCAATCAGCCTGCGGTTATCCCGTGAGCTGAGCGGCGCGAGTTTGTGGGTCTGTGGCTATCCGTGCAAGCTCTGA
- a CDS encoding ASCH domain-containing protein produces the protein MTTDPVQIALSIRQPWVELILPGHKTIEVRSWPTRHRGPLWLHAGMARENGFLR, from the coding sequence ATGACCACGGACCCGGTCCAAATAGCCCTGAGCATTCGCCAACCCTGGGTTGAGCTGATCCTTCCGGGGCACAAGACCATAGAGGTCCGTTCCTGGCCGACCAGACACCGGGGGCCGCTGTGGCTGCATGCCGGGATGGCGCGGGAAAATGGTTTTCTGAGGTAA
- a CDS encoding AAA family ATPase: MTERIKIKNLGPIQDLEVEIRPLTLLVGKQASGKSLVAQVTFFFRAIQSLLMRYYTPELKTETGWQERLIKKILDDLRGTPFGYFAEGTAYLQYLSGKTRWSVHVYRSNRTVRLNKEFKDFLTKHVASLEDRKASELREWQWFFHNLFIPTERSVFTRLAGKAPTVLYAEFQPMLLRLFAEYLDAAKEIYSKLYEKLGRKELARIFGEDWLESRNFVLEQQIRAIQGKAYIPKHGPKLWKWMVHSEKDEKRIVPIEAASSGQMEAWPFFVVAATTGSILKRMSVYFEEPETHLHPSAQVEVMRTIAYLVGRGQNFFLTTHSPYLLQIVNNMLERFSVQSRESDRQSGIALDPEMVAAYRIHGHAYNVLDRGGTNLVDADELERVADELGGEFQSLLDEAEG, from the coding sequence ATGACGGAACGTATCAAAATCAAAAACCTCGGCCCCATCCAAGACCTGGAGGTGGAAATACGGCCCCTGACTCTTCTGGTGGGCAAGCAGGCCTCGGGCAAGTCCTTGGTCGCCCAGGTGACTTTTTTCTTCCGCGCCATTCAAAGCCTGCTGATGCGCTATTACACTCCCGAACTCAAGACGGAGACCGGCTGGCAGGAAAGGCTGATCAAGAAGATACTGGACGATCTTCGTGGTACGCCCTTCGGCTATTTTGCCGAAGGGACCGCCTACCTCCAGTACCTTTCCGGCAAAACCCGGTGGTCGGTACATGTCTACAGGTCCAACAGAACGGTCCGCCTGAACAAGGAATTCAAGGATTTTCTGACGAAGCACGTAGCATCCCTGGAAGACAGAAAAGCATCGGAGCTACGCGAATGGCAATGGTTTTTCCATAATCTGTTCATACCCACCGAGCGCTCCGTGTTCACCAGGCTTGCCGGCAAGGCGCCCACTGTACTTTACGCCGAATTCCAACCGATGCTGCTGCGTCTTTTCGCTGAATACCTGGACGCAGCCAAAGAAATCTATTCCAAGCTGTATGAAAAGCTCGGACGCAAGGAATTGGCTCGTATTTTTGGCGAGGACTGGCTGGAATCACGAAATTTCGTTCTTGAACAGCAAATTCGTGCCATTCAAGGTAAAGCGTATATTCCGAAACATGGGCCGAAGCTGTGGAAGTGGATGGTACATTCCGAAAAGGACGAGAAACGAATCGTTCCCATTGAAGCCGCCTCCTCCGGCCAAATGGAGGCATGGCCGTTTTTTGTCGTCGCGGCCACCACGGGCAGCATCTTAAAACGCATGTCCGTGTATTTCGAAGAGCCGGAGACACATCTGCATCCATCGGCCCAGGTCGAAGTCATGAGGACCATCGCCTATCTCGTGGGCCGCGGACAGAACTTTTTTCTGACCACGCATTCCCCCTATCTTCTGCAGATCGTCAACAACATGTTGGAGCGGTTCTCGGTTCAATCTCGCGAAAGCGACAGACAATCGGGCATTGCACTCGACCCGGAAATGGTGGCCGCCTACAGAATCCACGGCCACGCTTACAACGTGCTGGACCGAGGGGGAACCAACCTGGTGGACGCCGACGAACTGGAGCGGGTTGCCGATGAACTGGGCGGCGAATTCCAATCCCTGCTGGATGAGGCCGAAGGATAG
- a CDS encoding metallophosphoesterase family protein, which produces MSPLVGVISDTHGLMRSSALDALKKCDLILHAGDVCGQEIIEALQGIQRTVFVRGNMDRPTSDSPMPKTEAVDFSGKRFFVIHDLYELDLDPKAAGVDVVIHGHTHTPDIAYRDDVLYLNPGSIGPKRFTLPVSMALIRINGDTLHPELVTLPD; this is translated from the coding sequence ATGAGTCCACTGGTTGGCGTGATATCCGATACGCATGGCCTAATGCGTTCCAGCGCCCTGGACGCACTGAAAAAATGCGACTTGATTCTCCATGCCGGAGATGTTTGCGGCCAAGAGATTATCGAAGCGCTGCAAGGAATTCAGCGGACCGTATTCGTCCGCGGCAACATGGATAGGCCCACATCCGACAGCCCCATGCCCAAAACCGAAGCAGTGGATTTCTCCGGTAAGCGTTTTTTTGTCATTCACGATTTGTACGAGCTGGATCTGGACCCCAAGGCCGCGGGTGTGGACGTTGTGATCCACGGCCATACCCATACTCCGGACATCGCCTACAGGGATGACGTGCTGTACCTCAACCCAGGCAGTATCGGACCGAAGCGCTTCACCTTGCCGGTTTCCATGGCCCTCATCCGCATCAACGGCGACACCCTGCATCCGGAACTGGTCACGTTGCCGGATTAG